In the Leishmania donovani BPK282A1 complete genome, chromosome 31 genome, one interval contains:
- a CDS encoding GP63-like protein, leishmanolysin-like protein, with translation MSHVPAVLWRMELWLNALFIYAAFTTVAAPSSCGHSQVVQEQGHLPLTYAALRNNGNGLRYQVEMGLERWNGSATAEQHAVEPQATVTISSGREDSEWAPIRIAVFMPDLEDESKYCTAVGQMRPDSSGSLVPCTSNADLLTDAKKAVLINSILPQAVNMHAQRLKVRRLAASTSIVVNSMPGSYCGSFTVPTAHRTTGVPNADFVVYVAAGPTSTPKSFIAWAVTCQYYPNTATITSRPAVGAMYFNPRYLPTSVGETQEHIDRYGGNPSGSTNRLRRVAAHELLHALGFTSSVFKARGMFATVPSLRGKRNVPVLNSSSVRAAAKAKYGISDAEVFYGAELEDQGAPGTSLSHWKRRAAKDELMAPVLSLARYSSLSLAALEDMGFYKVDFSKAEPVALGATAGGKLFTEPCLTEGTSNTPTVFCDSLSPSVRSCTADRLSIGRCALTTYSSSLPSYAQYFPNQPTLGGSLSHSDYCPVIQPLSNTGCSGGSLGAMPGSITGDNARCFDADNLLVKFTFTQPGAICAKVHCKSASRTYEVLVIGANSWLSCGAGGTGVTVQPAVSSPNVFVEGGLIACPPYDDVCYANPVAFAEVEAAPTTSTTASPSAATAATHGMVVSGLVAVAVLLGSGIC, from the coding sequence ATGTCGCATGTGCCCGCCGTGCTGTGGCGTATGGAGTTGTGGCTGAATGCTCTCTTCATTTACGCAGCTTTCACCACAgtcgcggcgccgtcctcgtgCGGGCACAGCCAGGTCGTCCAAGAGCAAGGTCACCTCCCTCTCACAtacgcagcgctgcgcaacAATGGCAACGGTCTGCGCTATCAGGTCGAAATGGGCCTCGAGCGATGGAATGGctcggccaccgccgagcaGCATGCCGTCGAGCCACAGGCCACCGTCAcgatcagcagcggcagagaggaCTCGGAGTGGGCCCCCATCCGCATTGCTGTCTTCATGCCCGATCTGGAGGACGAATCGAAGTACTGCACAGCCGTTGGCCAGATGCGCCCCGATTCCAGCGGCTCCCTGGTGCCGTGCACCAGCAACGCTGATCTCTTGACGGATGCGAAAAAGGCTGTGCTGATCAACTCTATACTACCCCAGGCAGTCaacatgcacgcgcagcgactAAAGGTGCGTCGGCTGGCGGCCAGCACCTCCATCGTCGTGAACTCCATGCCGGGGTCATACTGCGGCTCCTTCACCGTCCCGACAGCGCACCGGACAACGGGCGTGCCGAACGCGGATTTTGTCGTCTACGTGGCAGCGGGTCCGACATCTACTCCGAAGAGCTTCATTGCGTGGGCTGTTACTTGCCAGTATTACCCCAACACGGCCACGATCACGAGCCGCCCAGCTGTGGGGGCGATGTACTTTAACCCGCGCTACCTCCCGACATCGGTAGGGGAGACGCAAGAGCATATTGACCGTTATGGAGGCAACCCGTCTGGTAGCACGAATCGTCTTCGCCGCGTTGCCGCTCATGAActgctgcacgcgctcgGCTTCACCTCAAGCGTCTTCAAGGCACGCGGCATGTTTGCCACCGTCCCGTCTCTGCGTGGAAAAAGGAACGTACCGGTGCTGAACTCATCGTctgtgcgcgcggctgccaAGGCCAAGTACGGCATCTCTGACGCAGAGGTGTTTTATGGCGCCGAGCTGGAAGATCAAGGCGCGCCGGGCACGTCACTTTCGCACTGgaagcgccgcgccgcgaaGGATGAACTGATGGCTCCTGTGCTCAGTCTGGCGCGCTACAGCTCCTTGTCGCTCGCTGCCCTGGAGGATATGGGCTTCTACAAAGTCGACTTCAGTAAGGCGGAGCCTGTTGCcctcggcgccaccgcaggGGGTAAGCTCTTCACAGAGCCGTGCTTGACGGAAGGCACCTCCAACACCCCTACGGTGTTCTGCGACAGCCTCAGCCCctcggtgcgcagctgcacggcggACCGGTTGAGCATTGGTCGGTGCGCCCTCACTACCTACTCCTCGTCTCTGCCAAGCTATGCGCAGTACTTCCCTAATCAGCCGACCCTCGGTGGCTCTCTGTCGCATAGCGACTACTGCCCCGTGATACAGCCCCTCTCCAACACCGGGTGCAGTGGCGGCTCGCTAGGCGCGATGCCGGGCAGCATCACTGGTGACAACGCGCGCTGCTTCGACGCAGACAATTTGCTGGTGAAGTTCACATTCACTCAGCCTGGTGCCATCTGTGCCAAGGTACACTGCAAGAGCGCGTCTCGCACCTATGAGGTACTCGTGATCGGCGCGAACAGTTGGCTCTcgtgtggcgccggtggcacTGGGGTGACGGTGCAGCCAGCAGTGAGTAGCCCCAACGTGTTCGTGGAGGGCGGCCTTATTGCCTGTCCGCCCTACGACGATGTGTGCTACGCGAACCCGGTCGCCTTCGCGGAAGTGGAAGCggcccccaccacctccacaaCAGCGTCGCCAAGCGCGGCTACAGCTGCTACGCACGGAATGGTCGTTAGCGGCCTTGTTGCTGTCGCTGTGTTGCTCGGTTCGGGCATCTGCTAA
- a CDS encoding succinyl-diaminopimelate desuccinylase-like protein — MSAVWAQVRQTVESEWDKTIVPAISAYIEVPNQSPQFDPEWATNGLQEKAFGILIDWMNAQNVQGLTYDFITADGRTPFLLVEIAGTEPTKNTVLMYGHMDKQPPLRPWADGLDPHKAVVRDGKLYGRGGADDGYALFAAVTAISSLQRHGIPHGRVVITIEAGEESGSPDLGYYMERCKERIGKVDLMVCLDSGSMNYSQVWLTTSLRGVAIGELTVQTLTESMHSGVAGGVVPDTFRITRDLLSRIEDCKTGEVTIPEAHCEIPPYAAKAAEAMKAVPFKEQFAMAAGVATVPGDNVELAIQNFWKPSLTVTGANLPDPQIAGNVIRTHTTVKLSMRLPPLVKAEAALQAMKRILEADPPYGAKVTFKSVGAGNGCAAPELKPWLREVLHEGSTEAFGNTYACQGMGGAIPFIGMLIDMYPEAQFVVTGLLGPQSNAHGPNEFLHIPYAKGLTYSIARVVAAHLHNTPK, encoded by the coding sequence ATGTCCGCTGTCTGGGCCCAGGTGAGGCAGACGGTGGAGTCCGAGTGGGATAAGACGATCGTACCGGCTATCTCGGCCTACATCGAGGTGCCGAACCAGAGCCCGCAGTTCGATCCGGAGTGGGCCACCAATGGCCTGCAGGAGAAAGCCTTTGGCATCCTCATTGATTGGATGAATGCGCAGAACGTGCAGGGGCTCACGTACGACTTTATCACCGCGGATGGCCGCACGCCgttcctcctcgtcgagaTCGCCGGCACCGAGCCGACCAAGAACACGGTGCTTATGTACGGCCACATGGACAAGCAGCCGCCTCTCCGCCCGTGGGCGGATGGTCTCGACCCCCACAAGGCGGTCGTGCGCGATGGCAAGCTGtacggccgcggtggcgccgatgaCGGCTACGCGCTCTttgccgccgtcaccgccatctcgtcgctgcagcgccacggcatcCCGCACGGCCGTGTCGTGATCACGATCGAGGCCGGCGAGGAGTCCGGCAGCCCGGACCTGGGCTACTACATGGAGCGCTGCAAGGAGCGCATCGGCAAGGTGGACCTCATGGTGTGCCtggacagcggcagcatgaACTACTCGCAGGTGTGGCTCACGACGTCGCTGCGCGGCGTTGCGATCGGCGAGCTGACGGTGCAGACACTGACGGAGAGCATGCACAgtggcgtcgccggcggcgttgtGCCGGACACGTTCCGCATCACGCGCGACCTCCTCAGCCGCATCGAGGACTGCAAGACGGGCGAGGTGACGATCCCGGAGGCCCACTGCGAGATCCCGCCCTACGCGgccaaggcggcggaggcgatgaaGGCGGTGCCGTTCAAGGAGCAGTTTGCGATGGCGGCGGGCGTGGCGACGGTGCCTGGCGACAACGTCGAGCTGGCGATTCAGAACTTTTGGAAGCCGAGCCTCACCGTGACGGGCGCCAACCTGCCGGACCCGCAGATCGCCGGCAACGTCATCCGCACCCACACGACGGTGAAGCTTTCCATGCGCCTGCCCCCCCTGGTGAAGGCCGAGGCTGCACTGCAGGCGATGAAGCGCATCCTGGAGGCAGACCCGCCGTACGGCGCCAAGGTGACCTTCAAGAGCGTGGGCGCCGGCAacggctgtgctgcgccggAGCTGAAGCCGTGGCTGCgggaggtgctgcacgaGGGCAGCACCGAGGCCTTCGGCAACACGTACGCGTGCCAGGGCATGGGTGGCGCCATCCCGTTCATCGGCATGCTCATCGACATGTATCCAGAGGCGCAGTTTGTCGTGACGGGTCTCCTCGGCCCGCAGAGCAACGCGCACGGGCCGAACGAGTTCCTGCACATCCCGTACGCTAAGGGGTTGACGTACAGCATCGCGCGCGTcgtggcggcgcacctccacAACACGCCCAAGTGA